One Fusobacterium nucleatum genomic window carries:
- a CDS encoding rubrerythrin family protein, translated as MDLKGSKTEKNLMTAFAGESQARNKYNFYAKIAKEEGYEQIAELFDITANNEKEHAKLWFKALHGDTIPDTLTNLADAAAGENYEWTDMYAKFAEEAKEEGFLKLAKQFEMVGKIEKEHEERYRKLLANIKNGEVFHSEEKVVWECMDCGHLHYGNDAPGKCPVCGADKAKFKRRAVNY; from the coding sequence ATGGATTTAAAAGGAAGTAAAACAGAAAAGAATTTAATGACAGCATTTGCTGGAGAATCACAAGCAAGAAATAAATATAATTTTTATGCTAAAATTGCTAAAGAAGAAGGATATGAACAAATAGCAGAATTATTTGATATTACAGCTAATAATGAAAAAGAACATGCAAAACTTTGGTTTAAAGCACTACATGGAGATACTATTCCTGATACTTTAACAAATCTTGCTGATGCAGCAGCTGGAGAAAACTATGAATGGACAGATATGTATGCTAAGTTTGCAGAAGAAGCAAAAGAAGAAGGTTTTTTAAAACTTGCTAAACAATTTGAAATGGTTGGAAAAATTGAAAAAGAACATGAAGAAAGATATAGAAAATTATTAGCAAATATCAAAAACGGTGAGGTTTTCCATTCAGAAGAAAAAGTAGTTTGGGAATGTATGGACTGTGGACATCTTCACTATGGAAATGATGCACCTGGAAAATGTCCAGTTTGTGGAGCAGATAAAGCTAAATTTAAAAGAAGAGCAGTTAACTATTAA
- a CDS encoding aldehyde dehydrogenase family protein — protein MENILKKSYKMFINGEWVNSSNGVMVKTYAPYNNELLSEFPDASESDVDLAVKSAKEAFKTWRKTTVKERARILNKIADIIDENKDLLATVETMDNGKPIRETKLVDIPLAATHFRYFAGCILADEGQATVLDEKFLSLILREPIGVIGQIIPWNFPFLMAAWKLAPALAAGDTVVLKPSSTTTLSLLVLMELIQDVIPKGVVNLVTGKGSTAGEFLKNHPDLDKLAFTGSTAVGRDIALAAAEKLIPATLELGGKSANIILDDADIEKALEGAQLGILFNQGQVCCAGSRIFVQEGIYDEFISKLVKKFENIKIGNPLDPTTVMGSQIDARQVKTILEYVEIAKQEGGVVLTGGVKYTENGCDKGNFVRPTLITNVNNGCRVSQEEIFGPVAVVIKFKTDDEVIAQANDSEYGLGGAVFTKNINRALRLAREIQTGRVWVNTYNQIPEHAPFGGYKKSGIGRETHKVILEHYTQMKNILIDLEEGTSGLY, from the coding sequence ATGGAAAATATATTAAAAAAATCATATAAAATGTTTATAAATGGGGAATGGGTAAATTCAAGTAATGGGGTTATGGTAAAGACTTATGCTCCTTATAATAATGAATTATTATCAGAATTTCCTGATGCAAGTGAAAGTGATGTAGATTTAGCAGTTAAAAGTGCAAAAGAAGCCTTTAAGACTTGGAGAAAAACAACAGTAAAAGAAAGAGCAAGAATTTTAAATAAAATTGCTGATATTATAGATGAAAATAAAGATTTATTAGCAACAGTTGAAACTATGGATAATGGTAAACCAATAAGAGAAACAAAATTAGTTGATATTCCATTGGCAGCAACTCATTTTAGATATTTTGCAGGATGTATTTTAGCAGATGAAGGGCAAGCAACTGTTTTAGATGAAAAGTTTTTAAGTTTAATTTTAAGAGAACCTATTGGAGTTATTGGACAAATTATCCCTTGGAACTTCCCATTCTTAATGGCAGCTTGGAAGTTAGCACCAGCTCTTGCAGCAGGAGATACAGTAGTTTTAAAACCATCTAGTACAACAACATTAAGCTTATTAGTTTTAATGGAACTTATTCAAGATGTAATTCCAAAAGGAGTTGTAAATTTAGTTACAGGAAAAGGAAGTACAGCAGGAGAATTCTTAAAGAATCATCCTGATTTAGACAAATTAGCTTTCACAGGTTCAACAGCAGTTGGTAGAGATATAGCTCTTGCAGCAGCAGAAAAATTGATTCCTGCTACTCTTGAATTAGGAGGAAAATCAGCAAATATTATTTTAGATGATGCTGATATAGAAAAAGCTCTTGAAGGAGCTCAACTTGGAATATTATTTAACCAAGGACAAGTTTGTTGTGCAGGTTCAAGAATATTTGTACAAGAAGGAATATATGATGAATTTATATCAAAACTTGTAAAGAAATTTGAAAATATTAAAATTGGAAATCCATTAGATCCTACAACTGTAATGGGAAGTCAAATAGATGCAAGACAAGTAAAAACTATTTTAGAATATGTTGAAATAGCTAAACAAGAAGGTGGAGTTGTTTTAACAGGTGGAGTAAAATATACTGAAAATGGCTGTGATAAAGGGAACTTTGTAAGACCTACTTTAATAACAAATGTTAATAATGGTTGTCGTGTTTCTCAAGAAGAAATCTTTGGACCAGTGGCTGTTGTAATTAAGTTTAAAACAGATGATGAAGTTATTGCACAAGCAAATGATAGTGAATATGGACTTGGAGGAGCAGTATTTACAAAAAATATCAATAGAGCTTTAAGACTTGCAAGAGAAATTCAAACAGGTAGAGTATGGGTAAATACTTATAACCAAATTCCAGAACATGCTCCATTTGGAGGATATAAGAAATCTGGTATAGGTAGAGAAACTCATAAAGTTATCTTAGAACACTATACACAAATGAAAAATATCTTAATTGATTTAGAAGAAGGAACTTCTGGACTATACTAA
- a CDS encoding flavin reductase, with translation MRQDYETSKLYYGFPVILLGYKDANFKYNFTTNSSSYTLGDMMVIGFHSRSNAAKQIMNFKEFTVNVPGEDLMNEIEVGGFFHKVDKIPLSKLEYEIGEFVDAPLFTACPISIECKVENIVMYGETVNVIASIKKRVVNSNLIEDGKLNSDKLNPVIFLGDEHEKIYRYLRKLSDKAGKFYKSQFE, from the coding sequence ATGAGACAAGATTATGAAACTTCAAAACTATATTATGGTTTTCCAGTAATTTTACTTGGATATAAGGATGCTAATTTTAAATATAATTTTACAACTAATAGTTCATCATACACACTTGGAGATATGATGGTTATAGGTTTTCATTCAAGAAGCAATGCAGCTAAACAAATTATGAATTTTAAAGAATTTACTGTAAATGTACCTGGTGAAGATTTAATGAATGAAATTGAAGTAGGAGGATTTTTCCATAAAGTAGATAAAATTCCTTTAAGTAAATTAGAATATGAAATAGGAGAATTTGTTGATGCCCCACTATTTACTGCTTGTCCTATTTCTATTGAATGTAAAGTTGAAAATATTGTTATGTATGGAGAAACTGTAAATGTAATTGCAAGTATTAAAAAGCGTGTTGTAAATTCTAATTTAATTGAAGATGGTAAATTGAATTCAGATAAATTAAATCCTGTTATATTTTTAGGAGATGAACATGAAAAAATTTATCGTTATTTAAGAAAGCTTAGTGATAAGGCAGGAAAATTTTATAAAAGCCAATTTGAATAA
- a CDS encoding aminopeptidase P family protein, whose translation MEINKRIEEARKVMKKYKVDAYIVTSSDYHQSEYIDDYFKGREYLSGFTGSAGVLVIFKDEACIWTDGRYHIQAEKQLKGSEVKLFKQGNLGVPTYKEYIISKLAENSKIGIDAKILLSSDVNEILSKKKYKIVDFDLLAEIWDKRKKLPDGKIFILEDKYTGKSYKEKVKEIRASLKEKNVDYNIISSLDDIAWIYNFRGDDVQHNPVALSFTIISEKNSILYIDKNKLDDKTQKYFKDNKVEIKEYFEFFEDIKKLKGNILVDFNKISYAIYEAISKNTLINSMNPSTYLKAHKNETEIANTKEIHIQDGVAIVKFMYWLKNNYKKENITEFSAEEKINSLREKIEGYIDLSFSTISAFGKNAAMMHYSAPEKNSTKIEDGVYLLDSGGTYLKGTTDITRTFFLGKVGKKEKTDNTLVLKGMLALSRAKFLFGATGTNLDILARQFLWNVGIDYKCGTGHGVGHILNVHEGPHGIRFQYNPQRLEVGMIVTNEPGAYIEGSHGIRIENELLVKEACETEHGQFLEFETITYAPIDLDGIVKTLLTKEEKQQLNEYHSEVYKKLSPYLNKKEKEFLKEYTKSI comes from the coding sequence ATGGAAATCAATAAGAGAATTGAAGAAGCTAGAAAAGTTATGAAAAAGTATAAGGTTGATGCTTATATAGTAACAAGTTCTGATTATCACCAAAGTGAATATATTGATGATTATTTTAAAGGTAGAGAATATTTATCAGGTTTCACAGGCTCAGCTGGAGTGTTAGTTATATTCAAAGATGAAGCTTGTATATGGACAGATGGAAGATATCATATTCAAGCAGAAAAACAACTAAAAGGTAGTGAAGTAAAATTATTTAAACAAGGCAATCTTGGAGTTCCTACTTATAAAGAATATATAATTTCTAAATTAGCTGAAAATTCTAAAATTGGTATAGATGCAAAAATTCTTTTGTCTTCTGATGTTAACGAGATTCTTTCAAAGAAAAAATATAAGATAGTTGACTTTGATTTACTAGCAGAAATTTGGGATAAAAGAAAAAAATTACCTGATGGAAAAATATTTATTTTAGAAGATAAATATACTGGAAAATCATATAAAGAAAAAGTAAAAGAAATAAGAGCAAGCTTAAAAGAAAAGAATGTAGACTATAATATTATTTCAAGTTTAGATGATATTGCTTGGATATATAATTTTAGAGGTGATGATGTTCAACATAATCCTGTAGCTTTATCATTTACAATAATTTCTGAAAAAAATTCAATTCTATATATAGATAAAAATAAATTAGATGATAAAACTCAAAAATATTTTAAAGATAATAAAGTTGAAATCAAAGAATATTTTGAATTTTTTGAAGATATAAAAAAATTAAAAGGAAATATTTTAGTTGATTTTAATAAGATTAGTTATGCAATTTATGAAGCTATCAGTAAAAATACTTTAATTAATTCTATGAATCCAAGTACATACTTAAAGGCTCATAAAAATGAAACTGAAATAGCTAACACAAAAGAAATTCATATTCAAGATGGAGTTGCTATAGTTAAATTCATGTATTGGCTTAAAAATAACTATAAAAAAGAAAATATCACAGAATTTTCTGCTGAAGAAAAAATTAATTCTCTAAGAGAAAAAATAGAAGGATATATAGATTTAAGTTTCTCAACTATTTCTGCTTTTGGAAAAAATGCAGCTATGATGCACTATTCTGCACCTGAAAAAAATTCAACTAAAATAGAAGATGGAGTATATTTACTTGATTCTGGAGGAACATATTTAAAAGGAACTACTGACATAACAAGAACTTTCTTTTTAGGAAAAGTTGGTAAAAAAGAAAAAACTGACAATACCTTAGTTTTAAAAGGAATGTTAGCATTATCAAGAGCAAAATTTTTGTTTGGAGCAACTGGAACAAACTTAGATATATTAGCTAGACAATTTTTATGGAATGTTGGAATAGACTATAAATGTGGAACAGGACATGGTGTGGGGCATATTTTAAATGTACATGAAGGACCTCATGGTATTAGATTTCAATATAATCCCCAAAGATTGGAAGTTGGTATGATAGTTACTAATGAGCCGGGTGCATATATTGAAGGTAGTCATGGAATTAGAATAGAAAATGAACTTTTAGTAAAAGAAGCATGTGAAACTGAACATGGACAATTCTTAGAATTTGAAACTATAACTTATGCTCCTATTGATTTAGATGGAATTGTAAAAACTCTTTTAACAAAAGAAGAAAAGCAACAACTAAATGAATATCATTCAGAAGTTTATAAAAAATTGAGTCCATACTTAAATAAAAAAGAAAAAGAATTTTTAAAAGAATATACTAAAAGTATTTAG
- the glmS gene encoding glutamine--fructose-6-phosphate transaminase (isomerizing) gives MCGIIGYSGSNTNAVDVLLEGLEKVEYRGYDSAGIAFVTDSRIQIEKKEGKLENLKNHMKNFEILSCTGIGHTRWATHGVPTDRNAHPHYSESKDVALIHNGIIENYAEIKKELLEQGVKFSSDTDTEVVAQLFSKLYDGDLYSTLKKVLKRIRGTYAFAIIHKDFPDRMICCRNHSPLIVGLGAHQNFIASDVSAILKYTRDIIYLEDGDVVLVTKDNVTIYDKDEKEVKRKVKKVEWNFEQASKGGYAHFMIKEIEEQPEIIEKTLNVYTDKEKNVKFDEQLEGINFYDIDRIYVVACGTAYYAGLQGQYFMKKLLGIDVFTDIASEFRYNDPVITNKTLAIFVSQSGETIDTLMSMKYAKEKGARTLAISNVLGSTITREADNVIYTLAGPEISVASTKAYSSQVLVMYLLSLYIGAKLGKIQEKDYQKYISDISLLKENVVKLISEKEKIHDIAKKIKDIKNGFYLGRGIDEKVAREGSLKMKEINYIHTEALPAGELKHGSIALIEKGVLVVAISTNLEMDEKVVSNIKEVKARGAYVIGVCKEGSLVPEVVDDVIQVKDSGELLTPVLAVVGLQYLAYYTSLEKGFDVDKPRNLAKSVTVE, from the coding sequence ATTCAAATTGAAAAGAAAGAAGGAAAATTAGAAAATTTAAAAAATCATATGAAAAATTTTGAAATTCTTTCTTGTACAGGTATAGGGCATACTAGATGGGCAACTCATGGAGTGCCAACTGATAGAAACGCCCACCCTCATTATAGTGAAAGTAAAGATGTTGCACTTATTCATAATGGGATTATTGAAAACTATGCAGAAATTAAAAAAGAATTATTAGAACAAGGAGTAAAATTTAGTTCAGACACAGATACAGAGGTTGTTGCTCAACTGTTTTCAAAATTATATGATGGAGATTTATATTCAACTCTTAAAAAAGTTTTAAAAAGAATAAGAGGAACTTATGCCTTTGCTATAATTCACAAAGATTTTCCAGATAGAATGATCTGTTGTAGAAATCATAGTCCTTTAATTGTTGGACTTGGAGCTCATCAAAACTTTATTGCTTCTGATGTTTCAGCAATTTTGAAATATACAAGAGATATTATTTATCTTGAAGATGGAGATGTTGTTTTAGTAACTAAGGATAATGTTACTATCTATGATAAAGATGAAAAAGAAGTAAAAAGAAAAGTAAAAAAGGTTGAATGGAATTTTGAACAAGCTTCAAAAGGTGGGTATGCTCACTTTATGATAAAAGAAATTGAAGAGCAACCTGAAATTATTGAAAAAACTTTAAATGTATATACAGATAAAGAGAAAAATGTAAAATTTGATGAACAATTAGAAGGAATAAATTTCTATGATATAGATAGAATATATGTGGTAGCTTGTGGAACTGCTTACTATGCAGGTTTACAAGGACAATATTTTATGAAAAAATTATTGGGTATAGATGTATTTACAGATATAGCTTCTGAATTTAGATATAATGACCCTGTAATAACAAATAAAACATTGGCTATTTTTGTAAGTCAATCAGGAGAAACTATTGATACTTTAATGTCAATGAAGTATGCAAAAGAAAAGGGAGCAAGAACTCTTGCTATATCTAATGTTTTAGGTTCTACAATAACAAGAGAAGCAGATAATGTTATCTATACTCTAGCAGGACCTGAAATTTCAGTTGCGTCAACTAAGGCATACAGTTCACAAGTTTTAGTTATGTATCTATTATCACTATATATTGGAGCTAAACTTGGAAAAATTCAAGAAAAAGATTATCAAAAATATATTTCTGATATCAGTTTATTAAAAGAAAATGTAGTCAAATTAATCAGTGAAAAAGAAAAAATCCATGATATTGCTAAAAAAATAAAAGATATAAAAAATGGTTTCTATCTTGGAAGAGGAATAGATGAAAAAGTAGCTAGAGAAGGTAGCTTGAAGATGAAAGAAATTAACTATATTCATACTGAGGCACTGCCTGCTGGAGAATTAAAACATGGAAGTATTGCCCTTATAGAAAAAGGAGTTTTAGTTGTTGCTATTTCAACTAATTTAGAAATGGATGAAAAAGTTGTATCAAATATAAAAGAAGTTAAGGCAAGAGGAGCTTATGTTATTGGAGTTTGTAAAGAAGGAAGCTTAGTTCCAGAAGTTGTAGATGATGTAATTCAAGTTAAAGACAGTGGAGAGCTATTAACACCTGTACTTGCAGTTGTAGGTTTACAATATTTAGCATATTACACTTCTTTGGAAAAAGGTTTTGATGTTGATAAACCAAGAAATCTTGCAAAATCTGTAACAGTGGAATAA